In Rutidosis leptorrhynchoides isolate AG116_Rl617_1_P2 chromosome 2, CSIRO_AGI_Rlap_v1, whole genome shotgun sequence, one genomic interval encodes:
- the LOC139892654 gene encoding uncharacterized protein, which yields MSAIVCGKRSFFEELSASPASPVAKKHRCSSSSPVRLSPLDHLRSVFPDLDKQLLEKALVVSRDDVDSAIKSLNEMCLGYVDANAGSIALSNAATSKTYVTLENSSEHANNPRSGAEWVELFVNEMMNATSVDDARSRAMRLLESL from the exons ATGTCTGCGATTGTGTGTGGGAAGAGATCATTCTTTGAAGAATTATCGGCATCACCGGCTTCACCGGTTGCAAAAAAACATCGGTGTTCTTCATCTTCTCCGGTCCGCCTTTCGCCGTTAGATCACCTCCGTTCTGTATTTCCTGATTTGGATAAGCAG CTGCTGGAGAAAGCTTTAGTAGTAAGCAGAGATGATGTAGATTCCGCTATTAAAAGTCTCAATGAAATGTGTCTTGGATATGTGGATGCTAACGCAGGATCAATCGCATTGTCAAATGCAG CTACCAGTAAAACATATGTTACTTTGGAGAACTCGTCGGAACATGCCAACAATCCTAGAAGTGGTGCAGAATGGGTTGAACTGTTTGTTAACGAAATGATGAATGCTACAAGTGTTGACGATGCTAGATCACGTGCCATGCGATTACTCGAGAGTTTATAG
- the LOC139892653 gene encoding phosphoribosylglycinamide formyltransferase, chloroplastic-like, which produces METLFRVASNSLFSSVQNPQNQTFLRFPTSGAVQFSSNSKNWVSLNPQKFDYLQPFVVSQNRVSACVNNDEKESLNNGVRKKNLAVFVSGGGSNFRAVHLAILNGDVNGQFVVLVTNKHDCGGARYARENGIPVIIYPNTKNEPDGLSSNDLVAALSMYKIDFILLAGYQKLIPTELIRAYPNSILNIHPSLLPAFGGKGYYGKKVHKAVIASGARYSGPTIHFVDENYDMGRILAQRIVPVLANDTAEELAARVLCQEHKMYAEVAAAVCEDRVIWREDGVPIIRSKANPNHYS; this is translated from the exons ATGGAAACCCTATTTAGAGTTGCTTCAAATTCGTTATTTTCTTCAGTTCAAAACCCTCAAAATCAAACCTTTTTGCGATTTCCAACTTCCGGTGCTGTCCAATTCAGTTCAAATTCCAAGAATTGGGTGTCCTTAAACCCCCAAAAGTTTGATTATTTACAGCCGTTTGTAGTATCTCAAAACAGAGTGTCTGCGTGTGTAAATAATGATGAAAAGGAGAGTTTAAATAATGGTGTTCGAAAAAAAAATCTTGCTGTTTTTGTTTCAGGCGGTGGTTCGAATTTTCGAGCTGTTCATCTTGCAATTCTTAATGGTGATGTCAATGGACAATTTGTTGTTTTGGTCACCAATAAACATG ATTGTGGAGGTGCACGATATGCAAGAGAGAACGGTATCCCTGTTATTATATATCCTAACACAAAAAACGAACCGGATGGTTTGTCTTCAAACGACCTTGTAGCTGCTCTAAG TATGTACAAGATTGACTTTATTCTATTAGCTGGATACCAAAAGCTTATACCAACCGAGTTAATTCGAGCTTATCCAAATTCAATACTGAATATTCATCCTTCACTTCTTCCTGCTTTTGGGGGCAAAGGGTATTATGGTAAAAAGGTGCATAAAGCTGTTATTGCTTCTGGAGCTAG ATATTCAGGACCCACAATTCATTTTGTTGATGAGAATTATGACATGGGTCGAATTCTCGCGCAAAGAATTGTTCCTGTGCTTGCTAACGACACTGCTGAAGAACTTGCTGCAAGGGTTCTTTGCCAG GAACATAAAATGTATGCAGAGGTAGCAGCCGCAGTATGTGAAGATCGTGTGATCTGGAGAGAAGATGGTGTTCCAATTATTAGAAGTAAAGCTAACCCAAATCATTATAGCTAG